The sequence below is a genomic window from Streptosporangium lutulentum.
ACACGACCACGACCACGGTGGCCACCGCGGCGACGACCCATCCGAAGCGTCCCGGGGACAGTCCTCCGAGCCGCCGTCGCGGAGGCCTCCCGCCGTTCAGCGCTCCGGCCCTGGCCTCGGCCGTCTTCCCCGGATCGGAGGGCGGGACGTCCGGCATCACGTCGTCGATGAGCCTGAACTCGTTCATCGGGCCTCCACTCCCAGCGACTTGTGCAGCTTGGCCCTGGCCCGGCTGAGCCGGGAGGCCACGGTGCCGTAGGCGACCCCGAGTGCCTCGGCGACCTCGTCATAGGTCAGCCCGCCGTACGCGATGAGCAGCACCACGTCGCGCTCCCCCTTGGACAGTCCCGCCAGCGCCTCCGAGAGCCGGCCGACCGTCACCCCCGCCGTGACCCGGTCGGCGACCCGCTGGTCGTGGCCGTCCTCGTCGGGGGGCGGGCCGGTTCTGGCCAGGGCCCGGTAGCGGCGCAGCTCGGCCCGGCGGTGGCGGCCGATCAGGTTGGTGGCGATGCCGTACAGCCAGGGCCGGATCGTGCCCCGCGCGGGGTCGAACCGGCCGCGCCGCCGGAACGCGATCAGGAAGGTCTCGGCGGCGAGGTCCTCGGCGACGCCGAGGTCGAGCCGCCGCCCGATGTAGCGGCGGATCTCCTCGTAGTGCGCGTCGAAGACGGTGCCGAACCGCTCGGGATCGACGACCGAGGCGGTGTCGGAAACAGCGATCATGCAAGGGTCTCCCCTGCCGGAAGAGTGGGACACCCCTTCTTCCCCGGTGGTCACACCACCCTTCCCTGTTTTTTCAGCCGTGCCACCATCGCCGATCAGCCGCGCCCAGCCGTGCCGAGCTCACGACCGGACAGGGCCACGACGGACCTGAAGGCTTTCAATGTGACCGGTGACGTGGGAAAGCTTCGAGCGATCATCGATCGGTCACGCCCGGCCTTCGCCACAAACAGGATGCCGTTCGAGGTATCGGCCGATGACGATGATCCCGGAGGACCGCCACTTCCGCTCTGTCCGAAGCCAATCGTCTTTGGTCATATCCGACGTCGCACCCTGGTCCAGAGCATCTGTGTCGCGACAGACTCCAAGGTTGTCGATTTATTGTCGATTTCGTTGTAGATTTAGATTGTGG
It includes:
- a CDS encoding RNA polymerase sigma factor, translated to MIAVSDTASVVDPERFGTVFDAHYEEIRRYIGRRLDLGVAEDLAAETFLIAFRRRGRFDPARGTIRPWLYGIATNLIGRHRRAELRRYRALARTGPPPDEDGHDQRVADRVTAGVTVGRLSEALAGLSKGERDVVLLIAYGGLTYDEVAEALGVAYGTVASRLSRARAKLHKSLGVEAR